In Carboxydocella sporoproducens DSM 16521, a genomic segment contains:
- the aspS gene encoding aspartate--tRNA ligase has protein sequence MEALQGWKRTMMCGSLRAADAGKEVILMGWVQRRRDHGGLIFVDLRDREGITQVVFSPEVDQEAFAKAEAIRNEYVIAVKGEVRLRPEGTVNPNLATGEVEVYAREVKVLNGAKTPPFYIQDNIDVDENLRLRYRYLDLRRPEMQRALGLRHRLVKTIRDYLDARGFWEIETPMLTKSTPEGARDYLVPSRVNPGKFFALPQSPQIFKQILMVAGMDKYFQIVRCFRDEDLRSDRQPEFTQLDLEMSFVEREEVLTLMEEMIAEVVRTTLGREVPTPFPRLTYAEAMARYGSDKPDTRFGMELVDLTDIAAGCEFKVFRAAADNGGVVKAINAKGCAHFSRKELDELTQYVAIYGAKGLAYIQMTPEGPKSPIAKFFKEEELQAILERLGAETGDLLLFGADTPRIVADSLGHLRVHLAEKLGLIDPEAMNFLWVVDFPLLEWDEEEKRYVAMHHPFTSPMDEDIELMDTDPGRVRAKAYDMVLNGVEIGGGSIRIHRRDVQEKMFRLLGLSQEEAVEKFGFMLEAFEYGTPPHGGIAFGIDRLVMLLAGRDTIRDVIAFPKTQSASCLMTGAPSEVSAKQLKELHIKLDVIPRK, from the coding sequence ATGGAAGCATTACAGGGTTGGAAGCGGACCATGATGTGCGGCAGCTTGCGGGCAGCTGATGCCGGCAAAGAAGTAATTCTCATGGGCTGGGTCCAGCGGCGGCGGGACCATGGCGGCCTGATTTTCGTGGACCTCAGGGACCGGGAGGGTATCACCCAGGTGGTATTTAGCCCGGAAGTTGATCAGGAGGCGTTTGCTAAAGCGGAAGCGATTCGCAATGAGTACGTCATTGCTGTCAAAGGGGAAGTGCGCTTGCGTCCAGAAGGCACTGTTAACCCCAACCTGGCTACCGGGGAAGTGGAAGTGTATGCCCGGGAAGTGAAGGTGCTGAACGGGGCCAAAACACCGCCCTTCTATATCCAGGACAATATCGATGTAGATGAAAACCTGCGCCTGCGCTATCGTTACCTGGACCTGCGGCGGCCGGAGATGCAGCGGGCCCTGGGTTTACGGCATCGGCTGGTCAAAACTATTCGGGACTATCTGGACGCCCGGGGCTTCTGGGAAATTGAAACTCCCATGCTGACCAAATCCACCCCGGAAGGGGCAAGGGATTACCTGGTGCCCAGTCGGGTCAACCCGGGCAAATTCTTTGCCCTGCCCCAGTCTCCCCAGATTTTCAAGCAAATACTCATGGTGGCTGGTATGGACAAATATTTCCAGATCGTGCGCTGTTTCCGGGATGAGGACCTGCGCAGTGACCGGCAGCCGGAATTTACCCAGCTGGACCTGGAGATGTCCTTTGTGGAACGGGAAGAGGTGCTGACCCTGATGGAAGAGATGATTGCGGAAGTGGTCAGGACTACCCTGGGCCGGGAAGTGCCTACTCCTTTCCCGCGGCTGACTTATGCCGAAGCCATGGCCCGCTATGGCTCGGACAAGCCCGATACTCGCTTTGGCATGGAACTGGTGGATTTGACCGATATCGCCGCTGGCTGTGAATTCAAGGTCTTTCGGGCTGCTGCCGATAACGGCGGAGTGGTCAAGGCTATCAATGCTAAAGGCTGTGCCCACTTCAGCCGCAAGGAGCTGGATGAGCTGACCCAGTATGTGGCTATCTATGGTGCCAAAGGCCTGGCCTATATCCAGATGACCCCGGAAGGCCCCAAATCTCCTATTGCCAAATTCTTCAAGGAGGAAGAGCTGCAGGCTATCCTGGAGCGGCTGGGGGCGGAAACAGGTGACCTCCTGCTCTTTGGGGCGGATACGCCCAGGATTGTGGCCGACTCCCTGGGCCACCTGCGGGTACATCTGGCGGAGAAACTGGGTCTGATTGACCCCGAGGCCATGAATTTCCTCTGGGTAGTGGACTTCCCCTTGCTGGAATGGGATGAGGAAGAAAAACGCTATGTCGCCATGCACCATCCCTTCACCTCTCCGATGGATGAAGACATTGAGCTGATGGATACTGATCCGGGCCGGGTGCGGGCCAAAGCTTATGATATGGTTCTGAACGGGGTGGAAATCGGTGGTGGCTCTATCCGGATTCACCGGCGGGATGTGCAGGAAAAGATGTTCCGCCTCCTGGGTTTAAGTCAGGAGGAGGCTGTAGAAAAATTTGGCTTTATGCTGGAGGCTTTTGAATATGGCACTCCGCCCCATGGTGGCATTGCTTTTGGTATCGACCGCCTGGTGATGCTGCTGGCAGGCCGGGATACCATCCGGGATGTCATCGCTTTCCCCAAAACCCAGAGTGCCAGCTGTCTGATGACCGGAGCGCCTTCGGAAGTAAGTGCTAAACAATTGAAGGAACTGCATATCAAGCTGGATGTTATACCCAGGAAGTAA
- the hisS gene encoding histidine--tRNA ligase, translating into MLTQRPKGTNDFLPQETWKWQYVEQILREVCRQYGYGELRTPIFEHTELFQRGVGETTDIVEKEMYTFLDKGGRSVTLRPEGTAAAARAYLENRLHAGPQPVKVYYIGPMFRYDKPQAGRYRQFHQFGVEVFGSDEPVVDAEVIAMAMEIYRRLGIKDLELNINSVGCPVCRARHREALQEFLRPQLASLCKDCQSRFERNPLRILDCKQEGCQAATRGAPTITRQLCPDCKDHFDQVQTLLKALGVPFTVNERLVRGLDYYTKTAFEIMVKDIGAQSSICGGGRYNGLVGELGGEDVPGIGFALGLERTILTMEKQGVAWPEEAGTRVFVAVLGTEAREQALVLTQQLRSRGLAAETDLLGRSLKAQLKQADRLKVSYTVIVGGDELQRGEVQLRSMSDSSQQALKLEQVVDYLTEKLKP; encoded by the coding sequence ATGCTAACCCAGAGACCAAAAGGAACCAATGATTTTTTGCCGCAGGAGACCTGGAAGTGGCAGTATGTAGAGCAAATTTTGCGGGAAGTTTGCCGTCAGTATGGCTATGGTGAATTGCGTACCCCTATTTTCGAGCATACCGAGCTCTTTCAGCGCGGGGTAGGGGAAACCACCGATATCGTGGAAAAGGAAATGTATACTTTTTTGGATAAAGGCGGTCGTTCTGTAACCTTACGGCCAGAAGGGACAGCGGCAGCAGCGCGGGCCTATCTGGAAAACCGGCTCCATGCCGGGCCCCAGCCGGTAAAGGTCTATTATATTGGTCCCATGTTCCGCTATGATAAGCCTCAGGCCGGGCGCTACCGCCAGTTCCATCAGTTTGGAGTTGAGGTTTTCGGTTCGGATGAGCCGGTGGTGGATGCGGAAGTAATCGCCATGGCCATGGAAATATACCGGCGCCTGGGTATCAAGGACCTGGAGCTAAACATCAACAGTGTAGGCTGTCCTGTCTGCAGGGCCCGGCACCGGGAAGCTCTGCAGGAGTTTTTGCGTCCGCAGCTGGCTTCCCTCTGCAAGGATTGTCAGAGCCGGTTTGAACGCAATCCCCTGCGGATTCTGGATTGTAAACAGGAAGGTTGTCAGGCAGCTACCCGGGGAGCGCCTACCATTACCCGGCAACTTTGTCCTGATTGCAAGGACCACTTCGACCAGGTGCAAACCCTTCTGAAGGCCCTGGGTGTACCTTTTACCGTCAATGAGCGACTGGTGCGGGGCCTGGACTATTATACCAAGACCGCTTTTGAAATTATGGTCAAGGATATCGGGGCCCAGAGTTCTATCTGCGGCGGTGGCCGTTATAATGGCCTGGTGGGGGAACTGGGCGGTGAGGATGTGCCCGGCATCGGCTTTGCCCTGGGCCTGGAACGCACCATTTTGACTATGGAAAAACAGGGGGTAGCCTGGCCGGAGGAGGCCGGCACCCGGGTCTTTGTGGCAGTATTAGGCACGGAAGCCCGGGAACAGGCCCTGGTGTTGACCCAGCAGCTGCGCAGCCGCGGCCTGGCTGCCGAAACTGACCTGCTGGGGCGCAGCCTTAAGGCCCAGCTGAAACAGGCGGACCGGCTCAAGGTCAGTTACACCGTGATTGTAGGTGGCGATGAGCTGCAGCGCGGCGAAGTGCAGCTTCGGAGCATGAGCGATAGCAGCCAGCAGGCTCTCAAGCTGGAACAGGTAGTGGATTACTTGACAGAAAAACTGAAACCGTAA
- a CDS encoding spore coat protein, with protein MPAKLNDQDLMQLLLSDHKASAQHMLMCVLECANDALRTDCQNILNKTLDHQKQIWQAMNQRGWYQVQAATVQELARVQNQINQATQQLQMQ; from the coding sequence ATGCCCGCCAAACTGAATGACCAGGATTTAATGCAACTGTTGCTCTCTGACCACAAAGCCTCAGCCCAGCATATGTTGATGTGCGTACTGGAGTGCGCCAATGACGCTCTCCGCACCGACTGCCAGAATATCCTCAATAAGACCCTGGATCACCAGAAGCAAATCTGGCAGGCCATGAACCAGCGGGGCTGGTATCAGGTTCAGGCTGCTACTGTACAGGAACTGGCCCGGGTGCAAAATCAGATCAACCAGGCTACCCAGCAATTGCAAATGCAGTAA
- a CDS encoding DUF2325 domain-containing protein, producing the protein MTVLLVGADQLGNIPKELKQYGCKEIIHWSGRKAKTRKKSIPANVEIVLVFYDFVSHGLMDVIKEQAKRRQLPIVFSRRGTCELRKALLHFRDKMQMSSDSQVKATI; encoded by the coding sequence TTGACAGTCTTGCTGGTTGGGGCCGATCAACTTGGTAACATCCCAAAAGAACTGAAACAATATGGTTGTAAAGAAATAATTCACTGGAGCGGTCGTAAAGCCAAAACCAGGAAAAAAAGTATCCCTGCCAATGTGGAAATTGTACTCGTTTTTTACGATTTTGTGAGCCACGGACTGATGGATGTTATAAAGGAACAGGCCAAACGCCGCCAACTTCCCATTGTGTTTTCCAGACGGGGAACTTGTGAGTTGAGAAAAGCTTTGTTACATTTCAGGGATAAAATGCAAATGTCTAGTGATTCGCAGGTGAAAGCTACGATATAA
- a CDS encoding YbaN family protein has translation MRSILVILGFLFVVLGILGMFLPVLPTTPFLLLAAACFARSSTKAHRWLLSHHIFGPPLRQWEKTRTISLRAKVISLLMLNLSIGFSIWMLRNNLPVQMLLVMSALGVSTYLYRLPTSTPKKLTSEKE, from the coding sequence ATGCGCAGTATTCTGGTTATTTTAGGTTTTCTTTTTGTCGTATTAGGGATACTGGGTATGTTTTTGCCAGTTTTACCCACTACCCCCTTTTTGCTGTTAGCTGCAGCCTGTTTTGCCAGAAGTTCAACCAAAGCCCATCGGTGGCTGTTAAGCCATCACATTTTTGGTCCACCCTTAAGACAATGGGAAAAAACCCGTACAATTAGTCTACGGGCCAAAGTTATTTCTCTGCTCATGCTCAACCTCTCTATTGGCTTTTCAATTTGGATGCTACGTAATAACTTACCAGTGCAAATGCTCCTGGTCATGTCCGCTCTCGGAGTCAGCACTTATCTTTACCGCTTACCTACATCCACGCCGAAAAAGCTTACCTCTGAAAAGGAATAA
- a CDS encoding YckD family protein gives MKKKWLALVAAVLLVAFAVPAFAAITDAQKKEILDLQKQIVELRKKMIDKYVEAGQLTPEQGKLMKDRMDQMEKYREQNGILPGPGMMQGGGCGGFGFGANGGFGGPMMRGGWGVQTQGL, from the coding sequence ATGAAAAAGAAATGGTTAGCTCTGGTAGCGGCAGTACTTCTGGTGGCTTTTGCGGTTCCGGCTTTTGCGGCCATCACTGACGCTCAGAAGAAGGAAATCCTGGATCTGCAAAAACAAATCGTTGAGCTGCGCAAGAAGATGATCGACAAGTATGTGGAAGCCGGGCAACTAACTCCTGAACAGGGTAAACTGATGAAGGACCGCATGGACCAGATGGAAAAATACCGGGAACAAAACGGAATCCTGCCCGGGCCTGGCATGATGCAAGGTGGCGGCTGTGGGGGATTTGGTTTTGGTGCTAATGGCGGTTTCGGCGGGCCCATGATGCGGGGCGGCTGGGGCGTTCAAACTCAGGGATTGTAA
- a CDS encoding SHOCT domain-containing protein — MMMGRWFGGWGYDPFINGGGWWMMGIGMLFNILFWGALIYLAIRFLNKGGFGSFGGNHGETPEEILRKRYARGEITREEYQQMLEDLKK; from the coding sequence ATGATGATGGGACGCTGGTTTGGCGGCTGGGGATATGATCCCTTTATTAATGGAGGAGGTTGGTGGATGATGGGCATTGGCATGCTGTTCAATATCCTGTTCTGGGGAGCTTTGATTTACCTGGCGATCAGATTCTTGAACAAAGGCGGTTTTGGCAGTTTCGGCGGTAACCATGGTGAAACTCCGGAAGAAATTCTGCGCAAGCGCTATGCCCGGGGTGAAATTACCCGGGAGGAATACCAGCAAATGCTGGAAGATTTAAAAAAATAG
- a CDS encoding YckD family protein, translated as MKKKWLALVAAVLLVAFAVPAFAAITDAQKKEILDLQKQIVELRKKMVDKYVEAGQLTPEQGKLMKERMDQMEKYREQNGILPGPGMMQDGGCGGFGFGANGGFGGPMMRGGWGAQAQGL; from the coding sequence ATGAAAAAGAAATGGTTAGCTCTGGTAGCGGCAGTACTTCTGGTGGCCTTTGCGGTTCCGGCCTTTGCGGCCATCACTGACGCTCAGAAGAAGGAAATCCTGGACTTGCAAAAACAAATTGTCGAGTTACGCAAGAAGATGGTTGACAAGTATGTGGAAGCGGGGCAACTAACCCCTGAACAAGGGAAGCTGATGAAAGAGCGTATGGACCAGATGGAAAAGTACCGGGAACAAAACGGAATCCTACCCGGGCCTGGTATGATGCAAGATGGCGGCTGTGGGGGATTTGGTTTTGGTGCTAATGGCGGTTTCGGCGGGCCCATGATGCGGGGCGGCTGGGGCGCTCAAGCTCAGGGATTGTAA
- a CDS encoding SHOCT domain-containing protein — translation MMMGRWFGGWGYDPFIDGGGWWMMGIGMLFNILFWGALIYLAIRFLNKSSVNGFDGNQSENPEEILRKRYARSEITREEYQQMLADLKK, via the coding sequence ATGATGATGGGACGCTGGTTTGGCGGTTGGGGATATGATCCCTTTATTGATGGAGGAGGTTGGTGGATGATGGGAATTGGCATGCTGTTCAATATCCTGTTCTGGGGAGCTTTGATTTACCTGGCGATCAGATTCTTGAACAAAAGCAGTGTTAACGGTTTTGACGGTAATCAGAGCGAAAACCCGGAAGAAATACTGCGTAAGCGCTATGCCCGGAGTGAAATCACCCGGGAAGAATACCAGCAAATGCTGGCAGACCTGAAAAAATAA